GAAATGTCTCTCGCACAAACTCAGCGCAGATCCCTTCAAACTGATTGCCAGATGTCTGCCCAGCAATCCGTTCGCCAATTGTTTCTGCCTTGAGCAGGTCTGCTATACCTTTTGCGATCGCTTTGCTTGAAGTGTTGCTGCTGTCTGCATTACTGACAACACCGGCACTGTTGATAGTCAGCGTCGATTTGAGCAACGCGGCATGAAATGCCTTTCTTGCTTCAGTGAAGATCACTTTGCCTTTCATCACGCCACCCTAAATGATCGTCTGACGGACAGTGCAGCATTGATTTGCCTTGCTACTGCCGCAGCAACTGGCGGAGGAAAAGCATTTCCGATTTGACGATACATGGCGGTCTTGCGACCGAAAAATTCCCAATGATCTGGGAACCCTTGAATACGTGCAGTCATGCGTGGGGTCAGCCGCGGCATTCCCACAAAATCTTCGGGTGGTGCCTCGTCCCAAAGACCCATGCCGTCGACACCTAAAACTGCCCACGCTCGTTTTGCTCTGGTCGGTCCGAGGTCTGGCCCACCGTGTTTCTTTGAGCCTCCGACCAGAGTGGGGGCGATTGCGTTGGCTTGTTCTCTCCAACGATCAACTCCTTTCCAGCCATTCTCTGCCATTAGATCTTGCAAAAGTTGCCCGACAGTAAGTGGCGCAACCTGGCTGGGCTCAGGCCAAGAGAAACGATCTGCAAATTCATTGCGAATGCCAACAAACACGACCCTTGGCCGAAGCTGCGAGACACCGAAATCGGAAGCGTTTAACAATCGCCAACCTGGCGTATAGCCCAATTGCACAAGTTGCTTTTCAACTTTGTTGCGGTAGTCCTCGAAAACTGCATCCAGGAGTCCACGTACATTCTCGAGCATTACCGCCTTGGGGCGACACTCATCCACCAGGCGGATGGCTTCCGGGAACAAATCACGCTCATCATCCGCGCCCAGCTGTTTGCCAGCCTTAGAAAAAGGGGGCAGGGGACTCCACCCGCAACAAGGTCAATCCCTTTGTACGAAGCGCCACTGAATGCTCGAAGATCCCCTTCAACGACATTCCAACTCGGACGATTGAGTCTCAGGGTTGAACATGCTGCTGGTTCGAGCTCCACGAGCGCAGCGTGGTTAAATCCCGCCATCTCAAGCCCGAGTGCTTGTCCACCGGCACCGGCACACACTTCCAGAGATGAGAGTTGACCACCATGCATAAAGAGTCCTTGACGATGCCGGGTCGAAGCGAGCAGTATGATCTAAAAAATTGACCCGAACATTTCAGCGCCGATCAAGCGCAAAAACCGCCTGGAAGGCGGTTATCCACAAATTGTTCGCTGCCCTGACGTTATCCACAGCTCGTTGCTATAGGTCTGGCAGTGTCAGGCTAGTATAGCGCAGGGTGTTTAGCAGAGCGATCGTCCTTTGTGACAAATCAGGTAATACCATTAGGCACAATATGCTGATATCGCATCGAATACGACCACTCAAACAAGGGTAATCAACTCTTCAAATTCGCTGCGAGCCGTCCAGCCCGTACTTTTAAGTTATAAGGCTTTGATTGGAGTATGACATGACTCAGAAGAGCAATGAATTGGCTGATGCTGTAGAAGCCCAAATTGTGAACTTGCAGAAGATTACAGATTATGAAATTCGAGAGTGGCCGATTGAAGTGCTAGTTGAAAAATTTACGAATGGTAGAGAAACCGATACTTCAGAAATATTTATTCCAGACTATCAAAGAGAGATGGTTTGGAGTCCCAAGCAGCAGTCACGTTTCATCGAATCTATTTTAATTAGACTTCCCGTTCCTTTTATATTTGCCGCCGATGTCGGATCTGGTGACCGAGCTGGTAATTTAGAAATAATTGACGGAACGCAGCGTTTACGAACTTTGGATAATTTTATTTCCAACAAACTTAAATTACAAGATTTGGAAAGGCTTACTTCGGCAAACGGAATGGTTTTTTTAGATTTCTCTAAGCCGCGACAGCTTCGATTTAAAAGATCGACAATACGAGTTATCGAGTTAAGTGAAAGTGCAGACGAGCAAGCGCGTCGTGAAATGTTTGATCGTTTGAATTCAGGCGGCTCAATACTCACAACAATGGAAATGCGCCGTGGAGTAGAGAACGGACCATTTATGGATATGCTAACTAACTTGGCTTCTTCTGAGATATTTAGAGAAATGGTTCCGTTAAGTGATCGTAACTCAAAGCGCAAAGAGTACGAAGAGCTTGCTCTTAGATATTTTGCATATGCTCACAATTATATTAATTACAAAAAAAGTGTAGCAAACTTTTTAACTGATTTTCTAAAAGAAAAGAATAATAATGTAACAAGAGACGAACTTGAAGAAATGAAAAGTGAATTTTTAAGAACTTTATGTTTTATAAAAAAACACTTTCCAAATGGATTTAAGCGCGAGGGTTAAGGTGGACCCTGTTGTCAAGACAGAATCTGTTGCGGTTTAAGCTAAGTCCATTTCTTCAACCGCAGCGGTACAGCGCTGCCCTGTTTGCTCCCGGGGTGTATCCCCGTGGAGCGTAGCGAAACGGGGGATTCACCCTCGTGTCTCTGAAGTGATCCGGGATGCTCGCGCCACCGCCTTCGCAGGTGGCATAGACCTCATCGGGCTTTTTGTAGCCCAGCCCTTGATGGGGTCGTTCAGTGTTGTAAAACGCAAAGTACTCGGCCAGACCTACGGTCAGCTCGGCCATGCTGCTGTAGCCCCTGAGGTACAGGTCTTCGTACTTCACGTTGCGCCAGAGCCGTTCCACGAAGATGTTATCCAGTGCACGGCCACGACCATCCATACTGATCCGTATCTCTTCACGCTTCAGAATGTCGGTGAATGTCGTGCTCGTGAACTGGGAGCCCTGGTCACTGTTGAAGATCTCAGGCTTGCCGTGAGTTGCCAGGGCATCTTCCAGGCAGTCAACGCAGAATGCAGAGTCCATGCTGTTACTGATGCGCCAGGAGAGCACTTTGCGTGAGTACCAGTCGATGATGGCCACCAGATAGGCGAACCCTCGTGCCAGACGAACGTACGTGATGTCCGTGCTCCACACCTGGTTCGGCCTGACGACCTGCAAACCACGCAAGAGGTATGGGTAGATCCTGTTCTGCGGGTGCTTCCTGCTAGTGTTTGGCCCGGGAGCCATCCCAGCCAGCCCATGCTCGCCATCAGGCGCTGTACCGCTTGCGGTTGACCGTCAGACCACGATCTTTCAGACAGCGCACCATGCGGCGGCTGCCATAAAAGGGACGCTGCGTGTACGCCTGATCAATCAGGTGGCACACTTGCAAATCATCGCCACTCGCGGGTTTGAGGCTCTGGTGGCTGT
This sequence is a window from Orrella marina. Protein-coding genes within it:
- a CDS encoding DUF262 domain-containing protein yields the protein MTQKSNELADAVEAQIVNLQKITDYEIREWPIEVLVEKFTNGRETDTSEIFIPDYQREMVWSPKQQSRFIESILIRLPVPFIFAADVGSGDRAGNLEIIDGTQRLRTLDNFISNKLKLQDLERLTSANGMVFLDFSKPRQLRFKRSTIRVIELSESADEQARREMFDRLNSGGSILTTMEMRRGVENGPFMDMLTNLASSEIFREMVPLSDRNSKRKEYEELALRYFAYAHNYINYKKSVANFLTDFLKEKNNNVTRDELEEMKSEFLRTLCFIKKHFPNGFKREG